A DNA window from Paraburkholderia sp. IMGN_8 contains the following coding sequences:
- a CDS encoding XRE family transcriptional regulator, with product MQTGEDNKTPLERYLGITIRELRQRHGLTIAQVSAQAGISRGMLSKIENAQTSAGLEVLNRIALALGVSLSTLFRNFDVPQGGAQLVKKGAGMEVVRKGTKRGHTYHLLAYDQGPRKLFEPFLITMEDEAERFPVFEHPGTEFIHMLKGVIEYRHGQQTYILHPGDTLTFQGEIPHGPERLIKTPIQFLSIFVYPQSSAD from the coding sequence ATGCAAACCGGTGAAGACAACAAAACGCCGCTCGAACGCTACCTCGGCATTACCATCCGCGAACTACGCCAGCGTCACGGCCTGACGATCGCCCAGGTCTCCGCGCAGGCCGGCATCAGTCGCGGCATGCTCTCGAAGATCGAGAACGCGCAGACCTCCGCGGGCCTCGAGGTGCTCAACCGCATCGCCCTGGCGCTCGGCGTTTCGCTCTCCACGCTGTTCCGCAATTTCGACGTGCCGCAAGGCGGCGCACAGCTCGTCAAAAAAGGCGCCGGCATGGAGGTGGTCCGCAAAGGCACCAAACGCGGTCACACCTATCACCTTCTTGCTTACGACCAGGGTCCGCGCAAGCTCTTCGAGCCCTTCCTGATCACGATGGAGGACGAGGCCGAACGTTTTCCTGTGTTCGAGCACCCGGGCACCGAATTCATCCACATGCTCAAAGGCGTGATCGAATACCGCCACGGTCAGCAAACCTACATCCTTCATCCCGGCGACACGCTGACCTTCCAGGGTGAGATACCGCACGGTCCTGAGCGTCTGATCAAGACGCCCATTCAATTCCTGTCGATCTTTGTGTATCCGCAGTCGAGTGCTGACTGA